A genomic stretch from Cetobacterium sp. ZOR0034 includes:
- a CDS encoding LysE family translocator, whose protein sequence is MTLSFLFSSLAVAATPGIATIYVLNNSASFGRREGIISALGIMTGGMIYNVIAAVGLSSLIYLFPNLLSAIKIVGGLYLIYVGVTALIAKDKENTDKINSVKNNCYLRGIITNLANPKILLFFVTFIPQFVKNTNNYGFEFIMLGSIYLLVEIIWFVCLATFISIFAKTTNGSFKKYMKYISAGVYLAMGLLLIINL, encoded by the coding sequence ATGACACTAAGTTTTTTATTTTCATCACTAGCAGTTGCAGCTACACCTGGTATAGCAACGATATATGTTTTAAACAACTCTGCTTCTTTTGGAAGAAGAGAAGGGATTATTTCTGCTTTGGGAATCATGACTGGAGGAATGATTTACAATGTTATTGCTGCTGTTGGTCTATCATCATTAATATATCTTTTTCCAAATTTGCTTAGTGCAATAAAAATAGTTGGAGGTCTTTATTTAATATACGTAGGAGTAACGGCATTAATTGCAAAAGATAAAGAAAATACCGACAAAATAAATTCTGTAAAAAATAATTGCTACTTAAGAGGGATTATTACAAATTTAGCTAATCCTAAAATTTTATTATTCTTTGTAACATTTATTCCACAATTTGTAAAAAATACAAATAACTATGGTTTTGAATTTATAATGCTCGGAAGCATATATCTTTTAGTTGAAATAATTTGGTTTGTTTGTTTAGCTACATTTATATCTATTTTTGCGAAAACAACAAATGGTTCTTTTAAAAAATATATGAAATATATTTCTGCAGGTGTTTACTTAGCTATGGGGCTATTACTTATTATCAATTTATAA
- a CDS encoding helix-turn-helix domain-containing protein encodes MEISEKIKMLRKDRGLSIKELSEKTGLSVGFISNLERDINSPSIANLQLICQVLDISLIDLLKEEKEVISILRANNRELLFKSNKEGTKYYNLIPENPDFNGSYVVIDPECTSENIRWSHSHDEIGLVIKGELEINLSDRKIYKLKEGDSIYIKKNTPHKYRNPGNIPSITHWFSIKK; translated from the coding sequence ATGGAAATATCTGAAAAAATAAAGATGCTAAGAAAAGATCGTGGATTATCAATAAAAGAACTTTCTGAAAAAACAGGACTTTCTGTTGGATTTATCAGTAATTTAGAAAGAGATATAAATAGTCCTTCAATTGCAAATCTTCAACTTATATGTCAAGTTTTAGATATAAGTCTTATAGATTTATTGAAAGAGGAAAAAGAAGTGATTTCAATTTTAAGAGCTAATAATAGAGAATTACTTTTCAAATCTAATAAAGAAGGAACAAAATATTATAACTTAATACCAGAAAATCCTGATTTTAATGGAAGTTATGTGGTTATCGATCCTGAGTGTACTTCAGAAAATATAAGATGGAGTCACTCTCATGATGAGATTGGATTAGTTATAAAAGGTGAGTTAGAAATAAATCTTTCAGATAGAAAAATTTATAAATTGAAAGAAGGGGATTCTATATATATAAAAAAAAATACTCCTCATAAATATAGAAATCCCGGAAATATTCCATCTATAACTCATTGGTTTTCAATTAAAAAATAA